One region of Chlorobiota bacterium genomic DNA includes:
- a CDS encoding saccharopine dehydrogenase NADP-binding domain-containing protein — translation MRTTHNTRLFGFLCHPIGEELIHEMFSWGAEITDADAACLQFDAQAKDMRAVIAGLHALKATGVYLTGRLRTSATGIADYLSDEAHGTGVTNVITFENDRTTGHNTEAQAIISVLEPYHQTFARGSAVVLGGGAMARSVMYALVRHFRMKNIAIADRTLQQAQLLRQTFSEMASPSARIEAHELFPPDIAQLLAEARLIVNTTPIGTVASLDQSPITVPDIFHNRQVVMDVNFGPAITRMLAEAAASGSTIISGAEVLIRQVAQAYELLTHSEFPTDRIRAMLVAHE, via the coding sequence ATGCGAACAACACACAACACACGACTATTTGGATTTCTGTGCCATCCAATCGGGGAAGAGCTGATCCATGAGATGTTCTCGTGGGGGGCCGAGATCACCGATGCGGACGCTGCCTGCTTGCAGTTCGATGCCCAGGCAAAGGATATGCGTGCGGTAATCGCCGGGCTTCACGCGCTGAAAGCCACGGGGGTGTATCTAACCGGACGGCTGCGGACCTCGGCCACAGGGATTGCCGATTACCTTTCCGACGAAGCGCACGGGACCGGGGTGACGAACGTCATCACCTTCGAGAACGACCGCACCACCGGGCACAACACGGAAGCGCAGGCGATTATCTCCGTGCTGGAACCATACCACCAGACGTTTGCTCGCGGAAGCGCGGTGGTTCTGGGTGGGGGGGCAATGGCCCGTTCGGTGATGTACGCCCTGGTGCGGCATTTCCGGATGAAGAACATCGCTATTGCGGATCGGACGTTGCAGCAGGCGCAGTTGCTGCGCCAGACTTTCAGCGAAATGGCAAGCCCCAGCGCACGAATCGAGGCGCACGAGCTGTTCCCCCCCGACATCGCGCAGCTTCTTGCCGAGGCTCGCTTGATCGTCAACACCACCCCAATCGGCACCGTGGCCAGCCTTGACCAATCGCCGATCACCGTCCCGGATATTTTCCACAATCGCCAAGTGGTGATGGATGTGAATTTTGGCCCGGCCATCACCCGTATGCTGGCCGAAGCCGCCGCCAGCGGATCCACGATTATCAGCGGGGCCGAGGTGCTGATCCGCCAAGTTGCCCAAGCCTACGAACTTCTAACCCACTCCGAATTCCCCACCGACCGCATCCGAGCAATGCTGGTGGCGCATGAGTGA
- a CDS encoding DUF1232 domain-containing protein, with the protein MANNGLHSAGYMKERLMKDAERITEQDYERLRHTLPEKMNSPDLRELQGASKWIGAMLERVALLYEMIRDREFNVSTRTKALVGAGLLYFVLPSDIVPDFLPGIGYLDDALILTTLWNLVRSEIESYADFRRRKANALQHI; encoded by the coding sequence ATGGCTAACAACGGATTGCATTCTGCTGGCTACATGAAAGAACGATTGATGAAGGATGCCGAGCGAATCACCGAGCAGGATTACGAGCGACTCCGCCACACGCTTCCGGAAAAAATGAACTCCCCGGACCTTCGCGAACTCCAAGGGGCATCGAAATGGATTGGCGCGATGCTGGAGCGGGTGGCGTTGTTGTACGAAATGATCCGCGACCGCGAGTTCAACGTCAGCACAAGGACCAAAGCGTTGGTTGGCGCGGGGCTTCTCTACTTTGTTCTCCCGTCGGACATCGTCCCGGATTTCCTTCCCGGCATTGGCTATCTTGATGATGCCTTGATCCTTACCACGCTCTGGAATCTGGTCCGCTCGGAAATCGAAAGCTATGCCGATTTCCGCCGCCGCAAAGCCAACGCGTTGCAGCATATCTAA
- a CDS encoding 4-phosphoerythronate dehydrogenase, whose amino-acid sequence MNNPNMEIVADENIPFAREAFGQFGTVRLVPGRQICRRDLERAGALVVRSVTHVNSQLLDGTPVRFVGTATIGTEHLAHGWLRQQGIAVADAAGCNSRSVAEYLVATLMELRRLGTLAIPGGTIGVIGVGRIGSLVASMATALGLRVVPHDPPRSQHDGFPATTLQQALDCDAATLHVPLVTQGAHPTAHLLNAARLRMLKPRSTLINTSRGGVVELPELIAGLRNGVFKAIVDVWEGEPEIPIDLATNATLITPHIAGYSLEGKLRGTEMMANALGAFVGKENRWRMEEHLPPVAEAIAIPEGLVGLDAVEHCVRKAFNIRTDDANIRALLNLDADQRRSGFDALRKGYRARREFPAFTVAPPADAATAALLAALGFTVLGLPVG is encoded by the coding sequence TTGAACAACCCGAATATGGAGATCGTTGCCGACGAAAATATCCCTTTTGCCCGCGAAGCCTTTGGCCAGTTCGGCACGGTGCGGCTGGTTCCGGGTCGCCAGATCTGCCGCCGCGATTTGGAACGGGCCGGCGCGCTGGTGGTCCGCTCGGTAACGCACGTCAACAGCCAGTTGCTGGATGGAACCCCGGTCCGGTTTGTTGGGACCGCCACCATCGGCACCGAGCATCTGGCCCACGGTTGGCTGCGCCAGCAAGGGATTGCCGTTGCCGATGCCGCCGGCTGCAACTCCCGCTCGGTTGCCGAATATCTGGTTGCCACGCTGATGGAACTGCGGCGGTTAGGAACCCTTGCAATCCCCGGCGGAACGATTGGCGTTATCGGCGTGGGAAGGATTGGCAGCCTTGTGGCCAGCATGGCAACCGCGCTGGGGCTGCGCGTGGTGCCACACGATCCCCCACGAAGCCAGCACGATGGCTTCCCCGCAACCACGTTGCAGCAGGCGTTGGATTGCGATGCCGCCACCCTTCACGTCCCGCTGGTGACGCAGGGGGCCCACCCCACGGCGCACTTGTTGAATGCCGCCCGGCTACGAATGCTAAAACCTAGAAGCACGCTTATCAACACCTCGCGCGGGGGAGTGGTGGAGTTACCGGAATTGATTGCCGGACTACGGAACGGAGTCTTCAAGGCGATTGTTGATGTTTGGGAAGGGGAGCCGGAAATCCCGATTGACTTGGCAACGAACGCAACCCTTATCACCCCCCACATTGCCGGATACTCACTTGAGGGGAAGCTGCGGGGAACGGAGATGATGGCCAACGCGTTGGGAGCATTTGTGGGGAAGGAAAATCGCTGGAGAATGGAGGAACACCTGCCGCCGGTGGCCGAAGCAATCGCGATTCCCGAAGGGCTTGTTGGGCTGGATGCGGTGGAGCACTGCGTGCGGAAGGCCTTCAACATCCGCACCGACGACGCGAACATCCGCGCTTTGCTGAACCTTGATGCCGACCAACGCCGCAGCGGGTTCGACGCGCTTCGCAAAGGCTACCGCGCCAGAAGGGAGTTCCCCGCGTTCACCGTTGCCCCTCCCGCCGACGCAGCCACCGCCGCGCTGCTTGCCGCGCTGGGGTTTACGGTGCTTGGGTTGCCGGTGGGCTGA
- a CDS encoding DUF2795 domain-containing protein, producing the protein MLWTPELAAWLEDAPWPATKEELLDYANRTGAPFQVIENLQELSDDEEEVFDSIEDIWPEAANHDTMFFDEDNEEY; encoded by the coding sequence ATGCTTTGGACCCCTGAACTTGCCGCGTGGCTGGAAGACGCGCCGTGGCCAGCAACCAAGGAAGAACTGCTGGACTACGCAAACCGCACCGGAGCTCCGTTCCAGGTGATTGAAAATCTTCAAGAACTGAGCGATGACGAAGAGGAAGTGTTCGACAGCATCGAGGACATCTGGCCGGAAGCTGCCAACCATGACACGATGTTCTTTGATGAAGACAACGAGGAGTATTAA
- a CDS encoding NAD-dependent epimerase/dehydratase family protein, translating to MIRKPVLLITGAGGEIGHGLIQRIAAEGTYGILALDLRPIEPELAAMCEDMIVGNILDTNLLEQIASKYEVAGIFHLAAMLSTRGEFIPEVAHEVNVQGTLNLLKFAVGESRNAGANVKFLFPSSIAVYGLPDVATKDAAGKINEGEFLTPTTMYGVNKLACEHLGRYYNFHYRQLAADRDHFHVDFRSLRFPGLISAFTVPSGGTSDYAPEMLHAAAKGEAYHCFARPDTRIPFMAMPDAIDALMQLFNAPAESLSTNVYNVGSFAPSADEVRTMTLQAFPNAQIGYAADHKRQGILDTWPADVDDTLARRDWGWAPAYDAERSFSEYLIPNIAKRYQ from the coding sequence ATGATCCGCAAACCTGTTCTTCTTATCACCGGGGCCGGTGGCGAAATTGGCCACGGGCTTATCCAACGTATCGCTGCCGAAGGAACCTACGGTATCCTTGCGCTGGACCTTCGCCCCATCGAGCCGGAGTTGGCGGCGATGTGCGAGGATATGATCGTTGGCAACATCCTTGACACCAACCTGCTGGAGCAGATCGCCAGCAAGTATGAGGTTGCCGGAATCTTCCACCTTGCGGCGATGCTTTCAACGCGGGGAGAGTTTATCCCGGAAGTGGCCCACGAAGTGAACGTGCAGGGGACCCTGAACCTGCTGAAATTTGCTGTTGGCGAGTCGCGCAATGCCGGGGCGAATGTGAAGTTCCTGTTCCCAAGCTCCATTGCCGTGTATGGCTTGCCGGATGTGGCAACCAAGGATGCGGCGGGGAAGATCAACGAAGGAGAATTCCTTACGCCAACCACGATGTACGGCGTGAACAAATTAGCGTGCGAGCATCTGGGCCGTTACTACAACTTCCATTACCGCCAGCTTGCTGCCGACCGTGACCATTTCCATGTTGACTTCCGTTCGCTGCGGTTCCCAGGGTTGATTAGCGCGTTCACCGTCCCTTCCGGCGGAACCAGCGATTATGCGCCGGAGATGCTGCACGCTGCGGCAAAAGGGGAGGCCTACCACTGCTTTGCCCGCCCCGATACCCGCATCCCGTTTATGGCCATGCCGGACGCGATTGACGCGCTGATGCAGCTGTTCAACGCCCCGGCGGAATCGCTTTCCACCAATGTTTACAACGTGGGGAGCTTTGCGCCATCGGCCGACGAGGTGCGGACCATGACGCTGCAAGCGTTCCCCAACGCCCAGATTGGATACGCAGCCGACCACAAGCGGCAAGGAATTCTGGACACATGGCCCGCCGATGTTGACGACACGTTGGCCCGCCGCGATTGGGGATGGGCACCCGCCTACGATGCCGAACGTTCCTTCAGCGAGTATCTAATTCCGAACATCGCCAAGCGGTATCAGTAG
- a CDS encoding gamma carbonic anhydrase family protein, with product MPNRSDITVIPFEGVAPKIHPTVFIAPGARIVGDVEIGEDSSVWFNVVIRGDVHFIRIGQRTNIQDLTMCHVTNQRFPLVVGNDVTVGHSAVLHGTTIGDRVLIGMGAKVLDNSVVESDALIAAGAVVREGFRVPQGTLAAGVPAKIIRELSDQERAYVAKGAGNYISYVARFRADGNDW from the coding sequence ATGCCCAACCGTTCTGACATCACGGTTATTCCGTTCGAGGGGGTTGCCCCGAAGATCCATCCAACGGTGTTCATTGCCCCCGGGGCGCGGATTGTGGGGGATGTGGAGATTGGGGAGGATTCCTCCGTTTGGTTCAATGTGGTGATTCGGGGGGATGTTCATTTTATCCGCATTGGCCAGCGAACCAATATCCAGGACTTGACGATGTGCCACGTCACCAACCAGCGATTCCCCCTGGTGGTTGGCAACGACGTAACCGTTGGCCACAGTGCGGTGCTTCATGGAACCACAATCGGCGACCGCGTGTTAATTGGGATGGGGGCAAAGGTGCTGGATAACTCCGTCGTGGAAAGCGACGCGTTAATTGCCGCAGGAGCGGTGGTGCGCGAAGGCTTCCGGGTCCCGCAGGGGACGCTGGCGGCGGGCGTTCCGGCAAAAATTATCAGGGAATTGAGCGACCAAGAACGCGCCTACGTGGCGAAAGGGGCCGGCAATTATATCAGCTATGTTGCCCGCTTCAGGGCCGATGGGAATGATTGGTGA
- a CDS encoding acylphosphatase, translating into MTTRRYVVSGVVQGVGFRWFVRSVADAFGITGTVQNLPDGSVEIIATGAQDQHQSFREQVEIGPASARVDRVAIQPIELRRFGDFRVIR; encoded by the coding sequence ATGACAACACGCCGCTACGTTGTTTCGGGGGTGGTGCAGGGGGTGGGGTTCCGCTGGTTTGTTCGCAGCGTTGCCGATGCCTTTGGCATCACCGGCACCGTGCAGAACCTGCCCGATGGAAGCGTGGAAATTATTGCCACCGGGGCCCAGGACCAGCACCAATCATTCCGTGAGCAAGTGGAGATTGGCCCGGCTTCCGCGCGGGTTGATCGGGTTGCTATCCAGCCGATAGAACTTCGGCGGTTTGGCGATTTTCGGGTGATCCGCTAA
- a CDS encoding Rieske 2Fe-2S domain-containing protein: MEQQKTLSRRGFLARAMAATVFATVGGNEVLGRIVPKLNHNATSGLFAVSLEEFTALQQVDGSVRIAITGLNHKVLVTRISETEFTAVSEVCTHSGCAVGDYDVKNKRFQCPCHGSRFAADGSVLRGPAPRALDSYPVTFDAATATVHLEIEGIAAAPGEQETGAYMAAVVIANGAATIRYGLASPARVAISIWTVAGEKVMMPVEEVQEAGAHTAVVPVGELPPGQYLCRIQTSDGFSATEKFVVIR, translated from the coding sequence ATGGAGCAACAGAAGACACTATCTCGCCGGGGATTCCTTGCCCGCGCAATGGCCGCAACGGTGTTTGCCACGGTTGGCGGAAACGAAGTATTGGGAAGAATCGTCCCCAAGCTGAACCACAACGCCACCAGCGGGTTGTTCGCTGTTAGTCTTGAGGAGTTCACGGCATTGCAGCAGGTGGATGGCTCGGTACGGATTGCGATCACCGGGCTGAACCATAAAGTGCTGGTGACCCGAATCTCCGAAACGGAGTTCACCGCTGTGTCGGAAGTTTGCACCCATTCCGGCTGTGCCGTTGGCGATTATGATGTGAAGAACAAACGATTCCAGTGCCCTTGCCATGGCTCCCGTTTTGCCGCCGACGGCAGCGTGCTTCGCGGCCCCGCGCCGCGGGCGTTGGACAGCTACCCGGTGACGTTCGACGCTGCAACAGCAACCGTGCATCTAGAGATTGAGGGGATAGCCGCCGCCCCAGGCGAACAGGAAACGGGGGCGTACATGGCCGCAGTGGTTATCGCCAACGGCGCGGCAACCATCCGCTACGGGCTTGCTTCGCCGGCGCGTGTGGCCATCAGCATCTGGACCGTTGCGGGGGAGAAAGTGATGATGCCGGTGGAGGAAGTGCAAGAAGCAGGGGCCCACACCGCGGTGGTTCCGGTCGGGGAGCTGCCGCCGGGCCAGTATCTGTGCCGCATCCAAACCTCCGATGGGTTTTCCGCCACCGAAAAATTTGTGGTGATCCGGTAA